In a genomic window of Ptiloglossa arizonensis isolate GNS036 chromosome 12, iyPtiAriz1_principal, whole genome shotgun sequence:
- the LOC143153208 gene encoding nuclear RNA export factor 1 — MQRTSLPVVPMQLDSSIAIKISMGGSMFQERTLMGRSDVWHKIKILKGTQYDKETVLKAILNAIDPAELVPVKYQAIGEDTFFLARNCAHALDKLCKTNLIIRNPDGDPLILIVTLGYASIRDLKINLQPLLLAALTKKYDPNTKSLNLEQFHRDTDMAKTLFCPLSQQRTFNHVLKLTKTAIATVQNLNLQKNELFNLSPLETSSLTSIKYLDLRHNNLLNMESLAPLKNLHILKLWLDGNPLCENYSNPKQYVESAKNYCPHLIQLDGVYIKTAGLPLTYTKYLKDEMREKLVTKFISHFFNLYDQTDRTILKGIYHKNAFYSLSFGISLSLAHKRNLGLFTASRNLLKATDLNKKRQHLYYGQDNILGGLKRLPRSYHDKNSFAYDLMYDDGTCFVISVSGLFKTLNNCSQILSFSRTFVLLAGDDNEYNILNDQYHVDSTIEEIAPSYIETKSPFEEVVPTCFNATEKKELLNRFIEITTLNNEWCQTYLEKAKWNMRKAISNFMKDYKSLAVPAEAFSR; from the coding sequence ATGCAACGAACAAGTTTACCAGTTGTTCCGATGCAACTAGATTCGTCTATTGCAATAAAGATAAGCATGGGTGGATCGATGTTTCAAGAAAGAACGTTAATGGGTCGATCCGATGTATGGCACAAAATTAAAATCTTGAAAGGAACGCAATATGACAAAGAAACCGTGTTGAAAGCTATTTTGAACGCGATCGATCCAGCAGAATTAGTACCTGTTAAGTATCAAGCCATCGGAGAAGATACCTTTTTCCTTGCACGAAATTGTGCACACGCTCTTGACAAACTTTGCAAGACTAACTTAATAATAAGAAATCCAGATGGAGATCCACTGATATTAATAGTAACTTTGGGATATGCATCTATTCGTGATCTCAAAATCAATCTTCAACCGCTGCTTTTGGCAGCACTGACTAAGAAGTACGATCCTAATACAAAGAGTCTCAACTTGGAACAATTCCATAGAGATACCGATATGGCCAAAACTCTTTTTTGTCCACTGTCCCAACAAAGAACTTTCAATCATGTTCTGAAGCTTACCAAGACTGCTATTGCTACTGTTCAAAACCTGAATTTACAAAAAAACGAACTATTTAATCTGTCTCCCTTAGAAACATCTAGCTTGACCTCTATAAAATACCTAGACCTAAGACATAACAATTTGCTCAATATGGAATCTCTTGCACCTTTGAAAAACCTACACATATTGAAATTATGGTTAGATGGAAATCCACTTTGTGAAAATTACTCGAATCCGAAACAATATGTAGAATCTGCCAAAAATTATTGTCCCCATTTGATTCAACTGGACGGAGTTTATATTAAAACAGCTGGTCTACCGCTAACTTATACCAAGTATCTGAAAGATGAGATGAGAGAAAAGTTAGTTACCAAATTTATTTCCCACTTTTTCAATCTGTACGATCAGACAGACAGAACAATTCTTAAAGGAATATACCATAAAAATGCATTCTACTCTCTAAGTTTCGGTATATCTCTGTCACTGGCTCATAAAAGAAATCTCGGTCTATTTACCGCAAGTAGAAACTTACTAAAGGCTACTGATCTCAATAAAAAACGACAACATCTTTATTACGGACAAGACAATATTCTGGGTGGATTGAAAAGATTACCACGATCGTATCACGATAAAAATTCGTTCGCGTATGACTTAATGTACGACGATGGAACATGTTTTGTGATCTCGGTCAGTGGTTTGTTCAAAACCCTTAATAACTGTTCCCAAATTTTGTCATTCAGTAGAACATTCGTTTTACTAGCTGGCGATGATAATGAGTATAATATTTTGAACGATCAATATCACGTGGATTCAACCATAGAAGAAATTGCACCCAGTTATATAGAAACAAAATCGCCGTTCGAAGAAGTTGTACCGACGTgtttcaatgcaacagaaaagAAAGAACTATTAAATAGATTCATCGAAataactacattgaacaatgaaTGGTGCCAGACGTATTTAGAGAAAGCCAAATGGAACATGAGGAAAGCAATTTCAAACTTCATGAAGGACTATAAGTCTTTAGCTGTACCAGCTGAAGCATTTTCAAGATAA